AATGCTAATCGTAACGTCACCTGAAGACACTAACTTAGATTTGGCAAATAAAATCACCATTACTAAAGCGAGTACTATCACGGTAAACATCGATACGCCGAGAATTATAATTTCCATCGACTTTTCCTTTAATCTTCTCTAAGGGTTTTAGCTGGTTTAATCACCTGCAAGCAAGTGGGAGCTAAAACCGACATAAACCTAAAGTGAAATACCACCGAAAGAAAGAAAGCCAAACGCCATCAATCCTGCAGTAATAAACGTAATACCTAAACCTTTTAAGCCGTCAGGTACATCCGAGTATTTCATTTTTTCACGAATACCTGCTATCAGTACGATGGCTAGCATCCAACCAATACCTGAGCCTATGCCATAAACGAAACTTTCGCCTAAGGTTAAGTTTTTCGCGACCATAAATGAAACGCCACCGAAGATTGCACAGTTAACGGTGATCAAAGGTAAGAAAATACCAAGCGCTTGATAAAGTGCTGGGAAGTATTTATCTAAAACCATTTCAAGGATT
The Colwellia sp. Arc7-D genome window above contains:
- the nqrE gene encoding NADH:ubiquinone reductase (Na(+)-transporting) subunit E; translated protein: MEHYLSLFVKTIFIENLALTFFLGMCTFLAVSKKVSTAIGLGVAVVVVLGIAVPVNQIIYQAILAPGALDSLMGVTEAKDSIDLSFLSFITFIGVIAALVQILEMVLDKYFPALYQALGIFLPLITVNCAIFGGVSFMVAKNLTLGESFVYGIGSGIGWMLAIVLIAGIREKMKYSDVPDGLKGLGITFITAGLMAFGFLSFGGISL